The Terriglobales bacterium nucleotide sequence AGCTGATTTAGTTCACCAGCGATCTAACTGCTACTCCCCTAATTGCTTCGCTGCGCATTGCGAGAAAGCTGGTGCGAGATCAGGGCGGCCGAGACGCCACACAGAATGGCTGCCGCGCAGACCCGGAACGACGCAGGATGGCGATAACCATAGGGAATAAACGGATGATTTACGGCATAATCACACGCCATCCGCGAATAATCGAAGCTTCCGCCAGAATCGAGGCAGGAATCGACTGTAAGCCACTCGCGCCCATAACGCACGGCCTCACGGATTGCGAGCACACAGCAAAGAAGAGACAGCCCGAGTAGTGAATTCCGCAGTAGCTTCATTGTCGTAACCACAATCTAACTATCGATGTCCTCGTTCTTGGTGCGGGCGAGTTTGAGATTTCTTGATATCGTGCGAGCGAAGCGAAGCCCAAAGCGCCGTAGGCGCGACATATGACCAGCCCAGCACGTGAGTGCTGGGTGGGAGGAGCAGGGATTGAGCCCCGGAGGGGCGGCACTCTCGCTCATCCGTTCAACTCCCGTACGCCGCCAGAAAGCACGGTTCTGGCGCCGGTCTGTGTGCGCACCCGCAGGAAGCCATGGGCATCAAGACCATCTGTCACGCCATCGTATCCGCCACCTTCATCAACATGCACACGCTTGCCGCGGGCGTAGCTTGAGACAGATTCAACTCGCGCAACCAGGGCCCCTCGACCTTCGGGAGCTAAGGTTTTCTTGTATTCGAGTTCGAGGCATCGGAGCAATGCAATGAGTGAGTCGCTACGCGACCAGATCTTCCCCGTTTCGATCTGAATGGATGTGGCAATCTCCGCGATCTCAGGAGGAAACGACGGCTGATTGACGTTCACCCCGATTCCGATCACGGCAAATCGGAGCTGCTCACCCTCGGACGAAATTTCCGTGAGAATCCCGCAAACCTTCTTGCGCCCGATCAGTAGATCGTTAGGCCAACGCAGGTCACATTGAATTCCACAACTCCCAAGAATCGCATCGTGAACAGCCACACCCGCCATCAGCGATAGCCAAAGCGCCTGCGCAGTTTCAATGCGGGGACGCAGAAGCACTGATATCAGAGTCGCTGAGCCCGGCTCCGACTGCCACGAATGTCCGCCTCGGCCTCGCCCGGCGGTCTGCTGGTCGGTGAAGAAGACGTGTCCTTCTTCGAGACCGGCAGCGCCGGCATGCATCGCCAATGTATTGGTTGATCCCGTTTCGGGAATAAAGTGGAGCTTGCCGGAGAAAAGCGATCTGCTGAGAGCGGATTCGAGCTCATCAAGATCGTAATCGCGCGCTGGGATGCTCACGATTACAGATTAACAACTTACGCCCGCAGCGCCGATTTCTCATGCATCTGAAGCACGGCAGCAAACTCGTCCATCATGATCGTTTGGTCCCGATCCGGACCCGTCGAAATCATGCCGATGCGGGCACCGGTCTTCTCCTCCAGGTACTTCATATAGCTCTGCGCCTTTTGCGGAAGCTTCGCGAATTCGCGAATGCCGACAGTCGGCTTTTTCCAGCCAGCTATCTTCTCGTAAATGCACTCGACCTTCTCGAAGGTTCCCGCCGAAGCGGGGATGCGCTTCTCGTGCTTCTTGCCGCCGAATTTGTAGCTGACGCACACTGGAATCTCATCCAGTGTGTCGAGCACGTCGAGTTTGGTGACGACCATCCAATCGATGCCATTAATCGAGGTGGCATACCGAAGCAAAGGAAGATCAACCCAGCCGCAGCGACGAGGCCGACCAGTGACCGCACCGTATTCGTTTCCACGCGCCCGCAAGGTGTCGCCGATCTCGTCTTTGATCTCGGTTGGAAATGGACCTTCACCCACACGGGTGCAATAAGCTTTAGTTACTCCGATCACCGATCGAATCGCGTTGGGCGCAACTCCAGTTCCGGTAACAGCACCGCCGGAAGTTGCGCTTGATGAAGTCACGAATGGATACGTGCCGTGATCGATGTCGAGCATCGTGCCTTGCGCGCCTTCGAACATCACCGACTCGCCTGCAGCAATGGCATCGTTCAGCAATAGCGCAGTGTCCGTCACAAACGGCGCAACCCGCTCGGCTGCCCTTGAGTACTCGTCGTAAATCTTGTCCGGATCCAGTGGATCGGTGTTGAACAATGCATGTGCAATCGTGTTTTTTTCGCGGCAGGCGTTTTCGATGTGCGTGCGCAGCAGCGAGGAATCCAGCAAGTCGATCACGCGCAGACCACCACGCTTCATCTTGTCTTCGTACGCGGGGCCAATGCCGCGCGACGTAGTGCCGATTTTTACTCGTCCGGGAGCGTTCTCGGCAGCAAGTTCGATCATGCGGTGATACGGCAGAATCACGTGTGCCCGATTTGAAACAAACAGCCGTCCGGTAACATCGAGCCCATTTTGCTTAAGACCATCGACTTCCTTCAGGAACGCAATAGGATCGAGCACGACGCCATTGCCGATCACACTGCGGCATCCTTCACGCAGCACGCCGCAGGGAATAAGCTGCAGCACGAATTTCTTTCCGCCGATGATGACGGTGTGTCCGGCATTGTGTCCGCCGGCATAGCGGGCGACGACGCTGAAGTTCTCCGAGAGCACGTCAACGATCTTGCCTTTGCCCTCGTCTCCCCACTGAGCACCGACCACGACGGCTGTATTGCCTTTTTTCAACGAGATACTCCACTGATGCGTTTTGCGAACACACACCCGCTCCTCGCGGGGAGCAAGATCAAATTGAAGTGAGACGCGCGACCGTAAGCGCGAAGGTGTGTGACTGACAATTATACGTCAGCCGGACGAGGTGAGCGGGAGAGGATCAGCTCCGTTCCGAGCGGTCGAAAGAGGCTTCCGCTCTGTTCCGCGCCTCCTCCAATTCCGCTTGCATTCTGGCTAATGACTCATCGTGATCAGCCTCCGCCGCTACTGAAATCGGACTTCGAACGTAACAGTGAACTCGCGAGAACGGCTTGGGAATTATGAACGCGTCCCAACTGTTTAGGATCCAGGCGCGTTCCACGGCCACATAAAAGCAGAAGATAGGTGCGCCAGTCACTCGCGCCAGGTGGATCGGTCCGGGTTTAGCAATATAACGAGGGCCGCGCGGACCGTCGATAGTGAACGCGACGAACTCGCCTTGCTCCAATTCGCGCTGAAGCTCGCGCAATGACTGTACGGCCCCGCGCGAACTCGATCCCCTCACGGCGCGAAAGCCTAGCCGCTCGATGATGCGGGCAATGTATTCCCCGTCATAGCTGCGGCTCGTGAGCACGCGGATGCCGTGTCCGCGAAACAGATATCCGCATGCGAATACACATCGATGCCAGAAGCAATAGATTGCCGGATGTGTCCGCGGCTCATTCTCGGTGCCCGGCTCGAAGGTGAACGTGGGACGCAGGGTCGGCCCGATGAGTCGGATGGCCAGATAGCCAAGCGAAGTGATCAGCCAGAGCGCAATCCTTTGCTTCAAGGAAAACTTGCGTTGACGGCCGCGTGGTTCGGCGACAGCATCCGACTCGTTTTCACCAGTAGCTGCAACGTTTGGCTGCACAGCAGTATTCTAGGAGGAGCACACCTCAGGCTGTCTGAGAAAAAGTGACTGTGAACCTCGCCCTCCCTTGGGCCAAATTTAGGAAGCCACACGCTTGTTCGCCCAACTCCGCAGCTATCCCAACCTGCTTACGCTTCTTCGACTCGGATTCGTTCCGTTCGTGGTCAACGCGATCATGGACGGCCACTACGGCATCGCGCTCACGCTCTTTGTCCTCGCCGGCATCAGCGATGGTCTCGATGGCCTGCTCGCGCGTTCGCTCGGGCAGCGTACCAAGCTCGGCGAATATCTCGATCCCATTGCCGACAAGCTGCTTATCAGCACGCTGTTTCTAGTTCTCTCGGCGATGCACCGCATTCCCTGGCGCGTGACGGTCGTCGTCTTCGGGCGCGACATCATCATCCTGATCGTCTGCACGCTTGTCTATGTGACCACGTCGCTTCGCGACTTCCGCCCCAGCCTGCTCGGCAAGGCGAACACCGTCGCTCAGATCGTAACGTTGGGAGCGACGCTGCTGGTCGAGGTAGTGCCCTGGTTCTGGATCGCGGCGGTGAAAAAAGCAGGAATCTGGACGGTCTTTTCTCTGACCATCGTGTCAGCGCTGCATTACGTGTATCTGCTTGGGGTCCGATTGCATGCGACCATCGAGCGATCAACGGCGAGACCTGCCTGAGAACCCGCGAACACGAAGGGCACGAAGGCAACAGACGAAGTCACGAAGATTTTTTTGTCACCTCTTGTGTGAACCTCGTGACCTTCGTGTTCGCCTTTCTACGTCTCGGAATTCAGCACATGGCGACGATTGTCGTCGCTGAGCAGGTCCAGGTATTCCGAGTGCTTCTTCAGATACTTGCTCACGTAAGGGCAGATCGGCACAACTTCCAGCCCCCGTTCGCGGGCGAATTCCAGCGCTGTGCGGGTGAGCTTTGAGGCGATGCCACGGCCTTCCAGTTCAGGCGGGACTTCGGTGTGATCGAGCGTCAGACTCCCGCCCACGTGACGATAGCTCAGGAACGCTGTCTGCTCGCCCGACTCCACCTCGAAGCGGTGCGTGCGTTCGTTGTTGCTGACTTCAAAACTGCCGTCTTCGCTGACCATGCCGGACCTCGTTCCGACGTACACAAGCAAATATATCTAGGTTGCATCATTTCCGTATGCGTTTGCATTCGCTTTTGGATGGTGCTCGCCCGTTTTCTTTTGTGGCTTAGGCGCGTAGCCGTGCAATGCGACCAAACTACCCTTGTTACAATCTAATGTTTGTCTTTCTGACCAATTCCCAACAAGCTAGACGGAGTCACACTTGCCAGAGACTATTTACGACGTAGCCATCATCGGCTCCGGTCCGGGCGGCTATACGGCTGCGATTCGTGCCGGCGAATACGGACTTAAAACCGCGCTGATTGAAAAAGACGCGAAGCTCGGCGGCACTTGCCTGCATGTGGGCTGCATCCCCACGAAGAGTCTGCTGTTCGACGCCGAAATCTACGACCATTTCAAGGCCGCCAAAGAGCACGGCATTGAGAACGTGGATGGCATGAAGGTCAATTGGGGAACCATCCAGGACCGTAAGAACAAGATTGTCACCAAGCATGCCAAAGGCCTTGAGTTCCTGATGCGTAAGAACAAGGTGACCGTCGTTCCCGGTTACGGGCGACTCACCGGGCCGGTGAAAAATGGCGTGCTCGATGTCGAAGTGACGGGATCCGACGGCAAGAAGAGCAAGCTGCAGACGAAGAACGTGATTATCTCGACTGGCTCGCAGGCGCGAATGCTGACTGGCATGAAGCCGGATTCAACGATTCTCACCAACATAGAAATTCTCTCGCTGAATTCGATTCCAAAATCGCTCGTGGTGATCGGCTCCGGCGCCGTGGGCGTGGAGTTCGCGTCCATTTACAAGTCGTACGGAACTGACGTAAATGTTATCGAGGCTCTGCCGCGCCTGGTTCCAGTCGAAGACGAAGAAGTCAGCAAAGAGCTGCTGCGCGTTTACAAGAAGCGGGGCATTAACTGCCATTTAAGCGCAAAGGTCGAGAAAGTCGAGAAGACCAAGGACGGAGCGTCGGTCACATTCACCGGCTCGGATGGCAAGCAGCAGAGGCTGGAAGCTGAAAAAGTTCTGATCGCCATTGGACGCGCGCCGCAGACCGACGATGTCGGTCTGGATAAAACCAAGATCAAAGCTGAGCGCGGCTTTATTCCAACGAATGAATGGATGCAGACGGTCGAGCCCTGCATCTACGCCATCGGCGATATCGTTTTGGGAATGCCGCAACTGGCGCACGTCGCAGCTATGCAGGGCATGGTTGCAGTGGCAAAGATTGCAGGCAAGTATGCGCGTCCGGTAAAGCGGAATTTGATTCCGGGCGCAACCTACTGCGAGCCGCA carries:
- a CDS encoding adenylosuccinate synthase, translated to MSLKKGNTAVVVGAQWGDEGKGKIVDVLSENFSVVARYAGGHNAGHTVIIGGKKFVLQLIPCGVLREGCRSVIGNGVVLDPIAFLKEVDGLKQNGLDVTGRLFVSNRAHVILPYHRMIELAAENAPGRVKIGTTSRGIGPAYEDKMKRGGLRVIDLLDSSLLRTHIENACREKNTIAHALFNTDPLDPDKIYDEYSRAAERVAPFVTDTALLLNDAIAAGESVMFEGAQGTMLDIDHGTYPFVTSSSATSGGAVTGTGVAPNAIRSVIGVTKAYCTRVGEGPFPTEIKDEIGDTLRARGNEYGAVTGRPRRCGWVDLPLLRYATSINGIDWMVVTKLDVLDTLDEIPVCVSYKFGGKKHEKRIPASAGTFEKVECIYEKIAGWKKPTVGIREFAKLPQKAQSYMKYLEEKTGARIGMISTGPDRDQTIMMDEFAAVLQMHEKSALRA
- a CDS encoding CDP-alcohol phosphatidyltransferase family protein — encoded protein: MFAQLRSYPNLLTLLRLGFVPFVVNAIMDGHYGIALTLFVLAGISDGLDGLLARSLGQRTKLGEYLDPIADKLLISTLFLVLSAMHRIPWRVTVVVFGRDIIILIVCTLVYVTTSLRDFRPSLLGKANTVAQIVTLGATLLVEVVPWFWIAAVKKAGIWTVFSLTIVSALHYVYLLGVRLHATIERSTARPA
- the lpdA gene encoding dihydrolipoyl dehydrogenase — translated: MPETIYDVAIIGSGPGGYTAAIRAGEYGLKTALIEKDAKLGGTCLHVGCIPTKSLLFDAEIYDHFKAAKEHGIENVDGMKVNWGTIQDRKNKIVTKHAKGLEFLMRKNKVTVVPGYGRLTGPVKNGVLDVEVTGSDGKKSKLQTKNVIISTGSQARMLTGMKPDSTILTNIEILSLNSIPKSLVVIGSGAVGVEFASIYKSYGTDVNVIEALPRLVPVEDEEVSKELLRVYKKRGINCHLSAKVEKVEKTKDGASVTFTGSDGKQQRLEAEKVLIAIGRAPQTDDVGLDKTKIKAERGFIPTNEWMQTVEPCIYAIGDIVLGMPQLAHVAAMQGMVAVAKIAGKYARPVKRNLIPGATYCEPQIGSVGLTEAQAREKGYKVKVGKFPFTANSKASIISSHDGFIKVVSEEQYGEILGVHIIGPSATELISEAVTAMQLEATVEEMMFTIHAHPTLYEALLDGFSSVEGKAINI
- a CDS encoding biotin--[acetyl-CoA-carboxylase] ligase, with amino-acid sequence MSIPARDYDLDELESALSRSLFSGKLHFIPETGSTNTLAMHAGAAGLEEGHVFFTDQQTAGRGRGGHSWQSEPGSATLISVLLRPRIETAQALWLSLMAGVAVHDAILGSCGIQCDLRWPNDLLIGRKKVCGILTEISSEGEQLRFAVIGIGVNVNQPSFPPEIAEIATSIQIETGKIWSRSDSLIALLRCLELEYKKTLAPEGRGALVARVESVSSYARGKRVHVDEGGGYDGVTDGLDAHGFLRVRTQTGARTVLSGGVRELNG
- a CDS encoding GNAT family N-acetyltransferase — encoded protein: MVSEDGSFEVSNNERTHRFEVESGEQTAFLSYRHVGGSLTLDHTEVPPELEGRGIASKLTRTALEFARERGLEVVPICPYVSKYLKKHSEYLDLLSDDNRRHVLNSET
- a CDS encoding lysophospholipid acyltransferase family protein, producing MKQRIALWLITSLGYLAIRLIGPTLRPTFTFEPGTENEPRTHPAIYCFWHRCVFACGYLFRGHGIRVLTSRSYDGEYIARIIERLGFRAVRGSSSRGAVQSLRELQRELEQGEFVAFTIDGPRGPRYIAKPGPIHLARVTGAPIFCFYVAVERAWILNSWDAFIIPKPFSRVHCYVRSPISVAAEADHDESLARMQAELEEARNRAEASFDRSERS